The following coding sequences are from one Seonamhaeicola sp. ML3 window:
- a CDS encoding bifunctional aconitate hydratase 2/2-methylisocitrate dehydratase: MQTYNDYIKEIEERKALGLNPKPIDAAELTSEIIAQIKDSDNPHREDSLKFFIYNTLPGTTSAAGVKAEFLKEIIFGESVIEEITPDFAFEQLSHMKGGPSIKVLLDLVLDQKDFEIAKKAAEVLKTQVFLYEADTERLESAMKHGCPISKEIIESYAQAEFFTKLPEVDEKIDVVTYIAGIGDISTDLLSPGADAHSRSDRELHGQCIFEHNKDMQQEVLALKEQHPDKRVMLIAEKGTMGVGSSRMSGVNNVALWTGVSSSPYVPFINIAPVIAGTNGIAPIFLTTVGVTGGIGIDLKNWVTKKDADGKTVYDADGEPVLEQVYSVETGTVLTINTKEKKLYHGDVELKDISAALTPQKMEFIKAGGSYAVVFGKKLQTFACKVLGIDVPQVYAPSKEISIEGQGLTAVEKIFNKNAVGTTPGKTLHTGSNVRVEVNIVGSQDTTGLMTSQELEMMAAKVVSPIVDASYQSGCHTASVWDDKSKANIPKLMKFMNDFGLITARDPKGEYHAMTDVIHKVLNDITVDDWDIIIGGDSHTRMSKGVAFGADSGTVALALATGEATMPIPESVKVTFKGNMRSFMDFRDVVHATQQQMLKQFGGENVFQGRIIEVHIGTLTSDQAFTFTDWTAEMKAKASICISEDETLIESLEISRDRIQIMINKGMDNEKQVLQGLVDKANARITEIKTGIKPALKPDANANYYAEVVIDLDEIAEPMIADPDVNNDDPSKRYTHDTIRPLSYYGGTKQVDLGFVGSCMVHKGDMKILAQMLKNIEAQHGKVEFKAPLVVAPPTYNIVDELKEEGDWEVLQKYSGFEFDDSAPKGLARTKYENMLYLERPGCNLCMGNQEKAEPGDTVMATSTRLFQGRVVKDADGKKGESLLSSTPVVVLSTILGRTPTMAEYEAAVDGIVLTKFKPSQKELVI, translated from the coding sequence ATGCAAACATACAACGATTACATCAAGGAGATTGAGGAAAGAAAAGCTTTGGGACTTAACCCTAAGCCAATCGATGCCGCTGAATTAACTAGCGAAATAATCGCTCAGATTAAAGATTCAGATAACCCACACAGAGAAGATTCTCTAAAGTTTTTTATCTATAACACTTTACCGGGTACTACAAGTGCCGCTGGGGTAAAGGCCGAATTTTTAAAAGAAATCATTTTTGGTGAATCTGTAATTGAAGAAATTACTCCCGATTTTGCATTTGAGCAGTTGTCTCACATGAAAGGAGGGCCTTCAATAAAAGTATTATTAGATTTAGTTTTAGATCAAAAAGATTTTGAGATTGCCAAGAAAGCAGCAGAAGTTTTAAAAACTCAAGTTTTCTTGTACGAGGCTGATACCGAGCGTTTGGAATCAGCTATGAAGCATGGGTGCCCTATTTCAAAGGAAATCATTGAAAGCTACGCACAAGCAGAGTTCTTTACCAAACTTCCTGAAGTAGATGAGAAAATCGATGTAGTAACTTACATTGCAGGCATTGGTGATATCTCTACAGATTTATTATCTCCAGGCGCAGATGCGCACTCAAGATCAGATAGAGAATTGCACGGACAGTGTATTTTTGAGCATAACAAAGACATGCAACAAGAAGTATTGGCTTTAAAAGAACAGCACCCAGATAAGCGTGTGATGTTAATTGCTGAAAAAGGAACTATGGGTGTCGGGTCTTCAAGAATGTCAGGTGTGAACAATGTAGCTCTTTGGACAGGTGTTTCTTCAAGTCCTTATGTGCCGTTTATCAACATTGCTCCGGTTATCGCAGGAACTAATGGCATTGCTCCAATTTTCTTAACAACTGTTGGAGTAACTGGAGGTATTGGAATCGATCTTAAAAACTGGGTGACTAAAAAAGATGCTGACGGAAAAACCGTTTACGATGCCGATGGAGAACCTGTTTTAGAGCAAGTTTATTCAGTTGAAACAGGGACTGTTCTGACTATCAATACAAAAGAAAAGAAATTATACCACGGAGACGTGGAATTAAAAGATATCTCTGCGGCTTTAACGCCTCAAAAAATGGAGTTCATTAAAGCAGGAGGTTCTTACGCTGTGGTTTTTGGTAAAAAACTACAAACCTTTGCTTGTAAAGTTTTAGGTATAGATGTGCCTCAAGTATATGCACCTTCAAAAGAAATTTCTATTGAAGGACAAGGTTTAACAGCAGTTGAAAAAATCTTCAACAAAAATGCCGTTGGAACAACTCCAGGCAAAACATTGCACACAGGATCTAATGTTCGTGTAGAAGTGAATATTGTAGGATCTCAAGATACTACAGGTTTAATGACGTCTCAAGAATTGGAAATGATGGCGGCAAAAGTAGTTTCTCCTATTGTTGATGCGAGTTACCAATCGGGATGTCATACCGCTTCTGTTTGGGATGACAAGTCAAAGGCTAACATTCCTAAGTTGATGAAGTTTATGAACGACTTTGGGTTAATCACCGCACGTGATCCAAAAGGGGAATATCACGCAATGACCGATGTAATCCACAAAGTATTAAACGATATTACGGTTGATGATTGGGATATCATTATCGGTGGAGATTCACATACACGTATGTCTAAAGGTGTTGCTTTTGGAGCAGATTCAGGAACTGTGGCTTTAGCCTTGGCTACGGGTGAGGCTACAATGCCAATACCGGAATCTGTAAAAGTAACCTTTAAAGGAAACATGAGAAGCTTCATGGATTTCCGTGATGTGGTGCACGCTACACAACAACAAATGTTAAAACAGTTTGGTGGTGAGAATGTATTCCAAGGAAGAATTATTGAGGTTCATATAGGCACATTAACATCAGACCAGGCCTTTACATTCACCGACTGGACAGCTGAAATGAAAGCCAAGGCATCTATCTGTATTTCAGAAGATGAAACGTTAATCGAATCATTAGAAATCTCTAGAGACCGTATCCAAATTATGATTAATAAGGGTATGGATAACGAAAAGCAAGTACTACAAGGTTTAGTTGATAAAGCAAATGCAAGAATAACTGAGATTAAAACAGGAATCAAACCAGCTTTAAAACCGGATGCTAATGCGAACTATTATGCAGAGGTAGTTATCGACCTAGATGAAATTGCCGAGCCAATGATTGCTGATCCAGATGTTAATAATGATGATCCATCTAAACGTTATACGCATGATACTATCCGTCCGTTATCTTACTATGGCGGCACTAAACAAGTAGATTTAGGATTCGTAGGGTCGTGTATGGTTCACAAAGGTGATATGAAGATTTTGGCACAGATGTTAAAGAACATTGAAGCCCAACACGGTAAGGTTGAATTTAAAGCACCCTTAGTAGTTGCACCTCCAACCTATAACATTGTAGATGAGCTAAAAGAAGAAGGCGATTGGGAAGTATTACAAAAGTACTCAGGATTTGAGTTTGACGATAGTGCTCCCAAAGGATTGGCGCGTACCAAGTACGAAAACATGTTGTACCTAGAGCGTCCGGGTTGTAACCTTTGTATGGGTAACCAAGAAAAAGCAGAGCCAGGAGATACTGTAATGGCAACCTCTACGCGTTTATTCCAAGGACGTGTGGTTAAAGATGCCGATGGTAAAAAAGGAGAGTCTCTTTTATCTTCTACGCCAGTTGTGGTACTATCTACTATTTTAGGAAGAACACCTACTATGGCAGAGTACGAAGCCGCAGTAGACGGTATCGTATTAACTAAGTTCAAGCCATCACAAAAAGAATTGGTTATATAA